From one Luteipulveratus mongoliensis genomic stretch:
- a CDS encoding adenosine deaminase, translated as MSGPDEPRSTTTLPKAHLHLHFTGSMRISTLRDLADKHGLRLPEALLAAWPPHLSGMDERGWFRFQRLYDAARACVRDEDDMRRIVREAAEDDAAEGSRWLEIQVDPTSYAPHLGGLTPTLEIVLDEAEQASKDTGTGVGVVVAASRLRHPLDARVLARLAVKHAGEAPGSVVGFGLSNDERRGITEEFGKAFDIARHGGLASVPHAGELLGPAAVSGTLDSLAPDRIGHGVRSVESDVVLQRVVDSGVALEVCPGSNVALGVYREPDEVPLERLLDAGAQIALGADDPLLFGSRLVAQYDSARDDHGLSDRQLADLARSSIRASRAPSDVKKRTLADIDDWAS; from the coding sequence GTGAGCGGCCCCGACGAGCCTCGCTCGACCACGACTCTCCCCAAGGCGCACCTGCACCTTCACTTCACCGGCTCCATGCGCATCAGCACGCTGCGCGACCTGGCCGACAAGCACGGGCTGCGGCTGCCTGAGGCGCTGCTCGCCGCCTGGCCACCTCACCTGTCGGGCATGGACGAGCGCGGGTGGTTCAGGTTCCAGCGGCTGTACGACGCCGCCCGCGCCTGCGTGCGCGACGAGGACGACATGCGTCGCATCGTCCGGGAAGCCGCCGAGGACGACGCGGCTGAGGGCTCGCGGTGGCTGGAGATCCAGGTCGACCCGACGTCGTACGCACCGCACCTGGGCGGGCTCACGCCCACCTTGGAGATCGTGCTCGACGAGGCGGAGCAGGCCAGCAAGGACACCGGCACGGGAGTCGGGGTCGTGGTCGCCGCGTCGCGGCTGCGCCACCCGCTCGACGCCCGCGTGCTGGCCCGGCTCGCGGTCAAGCACGCCGGCGAGGCCCCTGGCTCGGTCGTCGGCTTCGGTCTCAGCAATGACGAACGCCGAGGGATCACCGAGGAGTTCGGCAAGGCGTTCGACATCGCGCGGCATGGCGGACTCGCCTCGGTGCCGCACGCGGGTGAGCTGCTCGGCCCGGCGGCTGTGAGCGGCACGCTGGACTCCTTGGCGCCCGACCGGATCGGTCACGGCGTCCGCAGTGTCGAGTCGGACGTCGTACTGCAGCGCGTCGTCGACTCCGGCGTCGCCCTTGAGGTCTGCCCTGGCAGCAACGTTGCGCTCGGCGTCTACCGCGAGCCCGACGAAGTGCCGCTGGAGCGTCTGCTCGACGCGGGCGCCCAGATCGCGCTCGGCGCCGACGACCCCTTGCTGTTCGGGTCCCGCCTGGTCGCCCAGTACGACTCCGCGCGCGACGATCACGGGCTGTCCGACCGGCAGCTCGCCGACCTGGCACGATCCTCGATCCGAGCCTCGCGGGCGCCGTCAGACGTCAAGAAGCGGACGCTCGCCGACATCGACGACTGGGCGTCCTGA
- a CDS encoding UDP-N-acetylmuramate dehydrogenase, with protein MKESTEAALAPLTTMRVGGPAERLVEVETTDELVDAVREVDDADEPLLILSGGSNVVISDQGFAGSVVRVATSGISVESADDCSGVSVRVAAGEDWDGFVARTVLEGWSGVECLSGIPGLAGATPVQNVGAYGQEVAQTIASVRVYDRTDQQVHTLSADECRFTYRHSLFKGADRYVVLDVLFQLHLSDRSQPIAYADLARQLGVEAGARVPLEAAREGVLAQRRKRGMVLDSTDHDTWSCGSFFQNPIMTVADLAVLRQTAVERLGADGPTPPEFPGGAASLVKTSAAWLIDKAGFTKGYGLPGPAALSTKHTLAVTNRGSATAADVAALAREVRDGVEAAFGVRLVNEPIFVGHDL; from the coding sequence ATGAAGGAGTCCACCGAAGCGGCCCTGGCGCCGCTCACGACGATGCGGGTCGGCGGCCCGGCCGAGCGCCTGGTCGAGGTCGAGACGACGGATGAGCTGGTCGACGCCGTACGAGAGGTCGACGACGCCGACGAGCCGCTGCTGATCCTCTCCGGCGGGTCCAACGTGGTGATCAGCGACCAAGGCTTCGCGGGCTCGGTCGTCCGGGTCGCGACCAGCGGCATCAGCGTGGAGTCCGCGGACGACTGCTCGGGCGTCTCGGTGCGCGTCGCGGCCGGTGAGGACTGGGACGGGTTCGTGGCACGTACGGTCCTCGAGGGCTGGTCCGGAGTGGAGTGCCTCTCGGGCATCCCCGGTCTGGCCGGCGCGACCCCCGTGCAGAACGTCGGCGCGTACGGCCAGGAGGTCGCGCAGACCATCGCGTCGGTGCGGGTGTACGACCGCACCGACCAGCAGGTGCACACGCTGTCGGCCGATGAGTGCCGGTTCACCTACCGCCACTCACTCTTCAAGGGCGCCGACCGCTACGTCGTGCTCGACGTGCTCTTCCAGCTGCACCTGTCCGACCGCTCCCAGCCCATCGCGTACGCCGACCTGGCCCGGCAGCTCGGCGTCGAGGCCGGCGCCCGGGTCCCGTTGGAAGCGGCGCGTGAGGGCGTCCTCGCGCAACGTCGCAAGCGCGGGATGGTGCTCGACTCGACCGACCACGACACCTGGTCGTGCGGCTCGTTCTTCCAGAACCCGATCATGACCGTGGCCGACCTCGCGGTGCTGCGCCAGACCGCCGTCGAGCGGCTGGGCGCCGACGGGCCGACGCCGCCGGAGTTCCCTGGCGGAGCGGCGAGCCTGGTCAAGACCAGCGCGGCCTGGCTGATCGACAAGGCCGGCTTCACCAAGGGTTACGGCTTGCCCGGACCGGCGGCCCTGTCCACCAAGCACACGCTCGCGGTGACCAACCGCGGTTCGGCGACCGCAGCCGACGTGGCCGCGCTGGCGCGCGAGGTGCGAGACGGCGTGGAGGCCGCCTTCGGCGTACGGCTGGTCAACGAGCCGATCTTCGTCGGCCACGACCTCTGA
- a CDS encoding MaoC family dehydratase, producing the protein MVSQDQVEVGQQLPGRTVHVDRATLVRYAGASGDFNPIHWDERFATSVGLPDVIAHGMFTMGAAVQVVVDWAGDAGKVLDYSVRFSAPVPVPYEGGSDIEVSGVVKSVDADTQRAVVELTATYDGSKVLTRALATVALD; encoded by the coding sequence ATGGTGTCGCAGGACCAGGTCGAGGTCGGCCAGCAGCTGCCGGGCCGCACGGTGCACGTCGACCGCGCCACCCTCGTGCGCTACGCCGGAGCCAGCGGCGACTTCAACCCCATCCACTGGGACGAGCGCTTCGCCACCTCCGTCGGTCTGCCGGACGTCATCGCGCACGGCATGTTCACGATGGGCGCCGCCGTCCAGGTCGTCGTCGACTGGGCGGGCGACGCCGGCAAGGTGCTGGACTACTCCGTCCGGTTCAGTGCTCCGGTCCCGGTCCCTTACGAGGGAGGCTCCGACATCGAGGTCTCGGGCGTGGTGAAGTCCGTCGACGCCGACACCCAGCGAGCGGTGGTCGAGCTGACCGCGACGTACGACGGGTCGAAGGTCCTGACGCGCGCCCTGGCCACCGTCGCCCTCGACTGA
- a CDS encoding MaoC family dehydratase N-terminal domain-containing protein, which produces MPVNAEVEGRAYPPTPPYVVSRAKIREFADAVGAQDPVHRDVDAARAKGYADVVAPPTFLVSVAQQGEGAAIIDPEAGIDFSRLVHGEQKFIHHRPAVAGDEITAATTIDRIRQAGGHSMVTLTTSITDAHGEAICTATSLMVIRGED; this is translated from the coding sequence ATGCCCGTGAATGCTGAGGTGGAGGGCCGCGCCTACCCGCCGACCCCTCCCTACGTCGTCTCCCGCGCCAAGATCCGAGAGTTCGCCGATGCGGTCGGCGCCCAGGATCCCGTGCACCGCGATGTCGACGCGGCCCGTGCCAAGGGCTACGCCGATGTCGTCGCCCCGCCGACGTTCCTGGTCAGCGTGGCGCAGCAGGGCGAGGGCGCCGCGATCATCGACCCTGAGGCCGGTATCGACTTCAGCCGGCTCGTGCACGGCGAGCAGAAGTTCATCCACCACCGTCCAGCCGTCGCCGGTGACGAGATCACCGCCGCAACCACGATCGACCGGATCCGCCAGGCCGGCGGTCACTCGATGGTGACGTTGACGACCAGCATCACCGACGCGCACGGCGAGGCGATCTGCACAGCCACCTCGCTCATGGTCATCCGAGGAGAGGACTGA
- the rpmG gene encoding 50S ribosomal protein L33, which translates to MASKSADVRPKITMACTECKERNYITKKNRRNDPDRLELAKFCPRCGKHTEHRETR; encoded by the coding sequence ATGGCCAGCAAGAGCGCAGACGTCCGCCCCAAGATCACGATGGCGTGCACGGAGTGCAAGGAGCGCAACTACATCACCAAGAAGAACCGCCGCAACGACCCTGACCGGTTGGAGCTGGCGAAGTTCTGCCCGCGCTGCGGCAAGCACACCGAGCACCGCGAGACTCGCTGA
- a CDS encoding MaoC/PaaZ C-terminal domain-containing protein produces the protein MTRTIEVTSNPNLAPVFAKAVATSRLKSGKALPVLDVVRRDIQVDPSHLAAYNQVSGFPLRNEVPSTYLHNLSFPLQVTLFADRSYPYPLTGSVHLSNRITQHRPVLLGEPVTITVSTANARPHRRGAMVDVLGEARVGEELVWEGVSTYLYRGQKAPGEVEEPAEESDAVDGTGSIWRLSGDLGRRFAGVSGDVNPIHMNPFAAKALGFPTTIAHGAWSMARMLAALENRLPSAYTYEVSFRKPVLIPSTVRFVARQDASSGDWELALRNNKKGTEHARGRITAGSGG, from the coding sequence ATGACCAGGACGATCGAGGTCACGTCCAACCCGAACCTCGCGCCGGTCTTCGCCAAGGCCGTCGCCACGTCCCGGCTGAAGTCGGGCAAGGCGCTGCCGGTGCTCGACGTCGTCCGGCGCGACATCCAGGTGGATCCGAGTCACCTTGCGGCGTACAACCAGGTCAGCGGCTTTCCGTTGCGCAACGAGGTGCCGTCTACCTACCTGCACAACCTGTCGTTCCCCCTGCAGGTGACGTTGTTCGCCGACCGGTCCTACCCGTACCCGCTCACCGGCAGCGTGCACCTGAGCAACCGGATCACCCAGCACCGCCCGGTGCTCCTGGGGGAGCCGGTCACGATCACCGTGAGCACGGCCAACGCCCGCCCGCATCGTCGCGGCGCGATGGTGGACGTGCTCGGTGAGGCGCGGGTCGGCGAGGAGCTCGTCTGGGAAGGTGTCAGCACCTACCTCTACCGGGGCCAGAAGGCTCCCGGCGAGGTGGAGGAGCCGGCTGAGGAGTCGGACGCCGTCGATGGCACGGGTTCGATCTGGCGACTGTCAGGTGACCTCGGTCGCCGGTTCGCCGGCGTGAGCGGCGACGTCAACCCGATCCACATGAACCCGTTCGCGGCCAAGGCGTTGGGCTTCCCGACGACGATCGCGCACGGGGCGTGGAGCATGGCGCGCATGCTGGCGGCGCTGGAGAACCGGCTGCCGTCGGCGTACACCTACGAGGTGTCCTTCCGTAAGCCGGTGCTCATCCCTTCCACGGTGCGTTTCGTGGCTCGTCAGGACGCCTCCAGCGGCGACTGGGAGCTCGCGCTGCGCAACAACAAGAAGGGCACGGAGCACGCCCGTGGCCGCATCACCGCGGGGTCGGGCGGCTAG
- a CDS encoding 3-oxoacyl-ACP reductase translates to MTDALTKFANEGIGKTLTTKLGLPRPALLRRYKDGQDLIEGQAAVGAIGSGMVAKSATAIIKASGADVVAAQADSTYADKLAAVVFDASAARGLDDLEQLRGALGPALKALGKNGRLVVIGTPPAELTDPEAAATQQALEGITRSLGKEMRAGGTANLLWVALEAQGDSAVLAAPLRFFLSSRSAYVSGQPVLVREGEVPDVDDWHKPLLGETAVITGAARGIGAEIAKVFARAGAKVIAVDIPAAGDSLSKVANNIGATALQLDVTAADAGERIAAAVAQQGGGLDIIVHNAGITRDKLFVNTDEARWGSVLNVNLQSQFRINKVLLDPKVKGGLKDGGRIIGVASISGIGGNRGQSNYAASKAGVIGMVRSLSQELAARRITVNAVAPGFIETEMTAKIPVATREVGRRLNSLLQGGQPIDVGEAIAFFAEPGSAGVTGQVLRVCGQSQLGA, encoded by the coding sequence GTGACCGACGCCCTGACCAAGTTCGCCAACGAGGGCATCGGCAAGACCCTCACCACCAAGCTCGGTCTGCCCCGTCCGGCGCTGCTGCGTCGCTACAAGGACGGCCAGGACCTCATCGAGGGCCAGGCCGCCGTCGGCGCGATCGGTTCGGGCATGGTCGCCAAGTCGGCGACCGCCATCATCAAGGCCTCGGGCGCGGATGTCGTTGCAGCACAGGCTGATTCGACGTACGCCGACAAGCTGGCTGCCGTCGTCTTCGACGCCTCGGCTGCCCGCGGCCTCGACGACCTCGAGCAGCTGCGCGGCGCGCTCGGCCCGGCGCTGAAGGCACTCGGCAAGAACGGTCGCCTCGTCGTCATCGGCACCCCGCCGGCCGAGCTCACCGACCCTGAGGCCGCTGCGACGCAGCAGGCGCTCGAGGGCATCACTCGCTCGCTCGGCAAGGAGATGCGTGCCGGTGGCACGGCCAACCTCCTGTGGGTGGCGCTGGAGGCTCAGGGTGACTCGGCCGTGCTCGCAGCCCCGCTGCGGTTCTTCCTGTCCAGCCGGTCGGCCTACGTCTCCGGCCAGCCGGTGCTGGTCCGCGAGGGCGAGGTCCCGGACGTCGACGACTGGCACAAGCCACTGCTCGGCGAGACGGCTGTCATCACCGGTGCTGCCCGCGGCATCGGAGCCGAGATCGCCAAGGTGTTCGCTCGCGCGGGCGCCAAGGTCATCGCGGTCGACATCCCGGCTGCCGGCGACTCGCTGAGCAAGGTCGCCAACAACATCGGTGCCACCGCGCTGCAGCTGGACGTCACGGCTGCGGATGCCGGCGAGCGCATCGCCGCCGCGGTCGCGCAGCAGGGCGGCGGGCTCGACATCATCGTGCACAACGCCGGCATCACCCGCGACAAGCTCTTCGTCAACACCGACGAGGCGCGGTGGGGCAGCGTGCTCAACGTCAACCTGCAGTCGCAGTTCCGCATCAACAAGGTGCTGCTGGACCCGAAGGTCAAGGGCGGGCTCAAGGACGGCGGCCGGATCATCGGTGTCGCCTCCATCAGCGGTATCGGTGGCAACCGCGGCCAGTCCAACTACGCCGCGTCCAAGGCCGGTGTCATCGGCATGGTGCGCTCGCTGTCCCAGGAGCTCGCCGCGCGACGCATCACGGTCAACGCGGTGGCGCCCGGGTTCATCGAGACCGAGATGACCGCCAAGATCCCCGTGGCGACCCGTGAGGTCGGCCGCCGGTTGAACTCCCTGCTGCAGGGTGGTCAGCCGATCGACGTCGGCGAGGCCATCGCGTTCTTCGCCGAGCCCGGCAGCGCCGGCGTCACCGGCCAGGTCCTGCGGGTCTGCGGGCAGAGCCAGCTGGGGGCCTGA